CTTGAGCTAAAATACATTCAGCTACTTGATCAACATGTCCTTGCACAATATGTCCATCCAGGCGAGCTCCTAACTTCATTCCGCGTTCAAGGTTAACCAAATCATTAACCTTTAATGACCCTAAATTAGACTTGTTAAGGGTTTCCTGTATTGCTGTAACACTATAAGTATTGTCAGTAACAGCAACTACAGTTAAACAAACGCCATTATGAGCAACACTTTGATCAATTTTTAATTCTGAAGACATATGTGCTTCAATAAAAATATGAAGATTATCTCCATCTTTAGTCAAATCTTTAACTCTACCTAATTCCTCTACTATTCCTGTAAACATTCAGTATTTATTTAGTTACCTTTATCTTTGCAAAAATAGTTATAATTAATGACCCAAAAACAACAGTTGAAAATAGGAATAAGTATAGGAGACCTAAATGGCATAGGAGCAGAAGTTGTGCTTAAAACTTTTGAAGATGAGCGTATATTAGAGTTTTGCACGCCTGTTATTTTTGCAAACTCAAAAGTGCTTTCATTTATAAAGAAACACTTAAATATAGATCTTCAATTTCAAGGTATTTCAGACCTTAATAAGATTATAGATGGTAAAGTAAACGTTTATAATGTTTGGAAAGAAAATGTAAATATCAACTTCGGGACGCCAGACACTAAAGTAGGAAGCTATGCTTTAAAATCTTTGGAAGCTGCAACAGAAGCTTTAAAAAATAAGCAAGTAGATATATTGGTAACAGCACCAATTAACAAAAACACTATACAATCTGAAGCATTTAATTTTCCTGGTCACACAGACTACCTTGCCAAAGAATTACAAGGAGATAGTTTAATGTTTATGGTTTCAGACTCTTTGAGAGTTGGTTTACTTACAGACCACGTAGCCGTAAAAAATGTTGCTTCTACAATTACGCCACAATTAATAGAAAAGAAGGTTAATAGCATATATCATTCATTAGAAGAAGATTTTAGGATCAGGCAACCAAAAATCGCTGTATTAGGCATTAACCCACATAGTGGCGATAATGGTGTAATAGGTAAAGAAGACGAAGAAGTATTAAAACCTACCCTAAAAAATATAAACAACAACGGTAAATTAGTTTATGGTCCATATTCTGCAGATAGTTTTTTTGGCTCACAGAATTATAAAAATTTCGATGCAGTAATCGCAGCATATCATGATCAAGGTCTAATCCCATTTAAAACTTTGTCTTTTGGTAATGGCGTAAACTACACTGCAGGACTATCAAGAGTAAGAACCTCTCCAGATCACGGTACCGCGTTCGAAATAGCCGGAAAAGGACAAGCAGATGAAACCTCATTTAAGCAGGCTGTTTTTACAGGAATGCAAATTTTTAAAAACAGAAAAGAGTATAAAGAGCTCACTAAAAACCCTTTAAAAAAACAGCCAAGAAGGAAAGAGAGAAAATAAAATGAACTTACATGTTCATTTTGAATGAAATAAAGTTTTTTAATTCCGTAAAATTACTATCTTTGCACCCGCCTTTTCACAAGGCTAGTGTAAGAGAATAGATGTAGAGATGAAGCAGTTAAAAGAATTTACAATCCCTTTTGTGGGATTGAAAGTAGGAAAACATCAGTTTAATTATACTATAGGACAATCGTTTTTTGACGTTTTTGAGTACGACGAGTTTAATGACGCTAATGTTAATGTGACCTTAGATTTTGAAAAAAAACCAACTATGTTTGAGTTGCTTTTTCATATTTCTGGCACTGTTAATGTTAATGGAGACTTAACTAATGAGCCGTATGACCAGCCTATAGAAAATGAATTAAAGCTGGTTGTAAAATTTGGCCCAGAGTTTAATGACGAAAATGAAGAGCTTCTTATTTTACCTCACGGTGAATATGAAATAAATGTACAGCAATATATCTATGAAGCCATAGTTTTAGCTGTACCATTAAAGCGAATTCATCCAGGCATTGAAGACGGTACTTTAAAGACAGATGTTTTAAAGAAGCTAGAAGAACTTAGTCCTAAACAAAAAGAGAACGAAGAGGTTGATCCTCGTTGGAATAAATTAAAAGAATTACTAAAAGATAAATAACCCATAGCCATGGCACATCCTAAAAGAAAAATCTCGAAAACTAGAAGAGATAAGAGAAGAACTCATTATAAGGCTAAAGCTCCAACTTTGGCAAAAGATCCTGTAACAGGTGAAACTCACTTGTTTCACAGAGCACACTGGCATGAAGGTAAATTATATTACCGTGGTCAAGTTCTTATAGACAATACTACAGAGGTAGAAGCATAAGCTTCTTACACTCATTTATATTAAAAACTCCCCTTTGGGAGTTTTTGTTTTTTATGCACGAATTATAAAAAACTTCTATTTTTTGAGTCATTACGGGAAATTTTAGTAATTTTCCAACCATTTTTTAGCGTGATAGCCAAATTTTGGCTCTTACTAAAAAGAACTATATGAGCAACATCACAGCAGCAATCACAGCTGTAGGAGGCTATGTCCCAGAATACGTGTTAAGCAACAAGGTCTTAGAGACTATGGTTGATACAAATGATGAATGGATTACCACTAGAACTGGTATAAAAGAACGTCGTTTGTTAAAGGAAGAAGGAAAAGGCACGTCATATTTAGGTATAAAAGCCGCAGAAGATCTAATTCAAAAAATAGATCTAGACCCAACAACAATAGACTTAGTTATTTTTGCAACAGCAACACCAGATATGCCAGTAGCATCTTCTGGAGCATATTTAGCTTCTCAAATAGGAGCTAAAAATGCCTTTTCTTATGATCTGCAAGCAGCTTGCTCTAGCTTTCTATACGGTATGTCAACGGCTGCCAGTTATGTACAAAGTGGTCGCTACAAAAAAGTACTATTAGTAGGCGCAGATAAAATGTCTTCTATCATTGACTATACAGACAGAGCAACTTGCATAATTTTTGGAGACGGCGGTGGCGCAGTTTTGTTCGAGCCAAATGAAGATGGTTTAGGACTACAAGATGAAATTTTAAGAAGTGACGGTATTGGTCGTGAATTTTTAAAAATAGATGCAGGCGGATCCATATTGCCAGCTAGCGAAGAAACTGTGGCAAACAAACAACATTTTGTACAACAAGATGGCAAAACAGTATTTAAATTTGCTGTGTCAAACATGGCAGATGTAAGCGCAAGCATTATGGAGCGCAACAACCTAACAAATGAGGATGTAAGCTGGTTAGTAGCACACCAAGCCAATAAAAGGATTATAGATGCTACTGCTAGAAGAATGAACCTAGATGAGTCTAAGGTTCTTATGAACATACAACGCTATGGTAATACAACTTCAGCCACATTACCATTATTATTACACGATTACGAAAAAAAATTAAAGCGAGGTGACAACCTCATTTTCGCCTCTTTTGGAGGTGGCTTTACTTGGGGTTCAATTTACCTCAAGTGGGCATATAATTCCTAACAAAACTAAATAAACACCTAAACAACGTATCATTATGGAGTTAAAGGACATTCAGAATTTAATAAAATTCGTAGCCAAATCTGGCGCAAGCGAGGTAAAGCTCGAAATGGAAGATGTGAAAATCACCATTAAAACTGGTTCAGACGAAAAAGAAACTATCGTACAGCACATGCAAATGCCTGCACAAATGCCACAACAGATGGCTGCTGCACCTGCACCAGCACCAGCACAACCTGTAGCGCAAGCCGCGGCTGCTGCACCAGCTGATTCTAATAATGGAGATGACTCTAAGTATATTACTGTAAAGTCTCCAATTATTGGTACTTTTTATCGCAAACCATCTCCGGATAAAGATCTTTTCTGTGAAGTAGGAGACTCTATCAAAGAAGGTGATGTACTTTGTATTATTGAAGCAATGAAGCTTTTCAATGAAATAGAAAGTGAAGTGTCAGGAAAAATCGTGAAAGTATTAGTAGACGATTCTTCTCCTGTAGAGTTTGATCAACCATTATTCTTGGTAGATCCTTCTTAATCACCTTTTGTTTTAATCTGAGTTGGTATGATTATATCAACTTCAAATGCTGAAACAGTTATGTTCAAAAAAATTCTAATTGCCAATAGAGGCGAGATTGCATTACGTATTATACGTACTTGTAAAGAAATGGGTATAAGCACTGTTGCTGTTTATTCTACTGCAGATGCAGAAAGTTTGCACGTTAAGTTTGCAGACGAAGCTGTTTGTATAGGACCAGCACCAAGTAACTTATCCTATTTAAAAATTCCAAATATTATTGCTGCCGCAGAAATAACAAATGCAGATGCTATTCATCCTGGATATGGTTTCTTGGCAGAAAATTCGAAGTTTTCTAAAATATGTGAAGAGCACGATATTAAGTTTATTGGTGCTTCTCCAGATATGATTGATAAAATGGGAGACAAAGCTTCTGCAAGAGCTACAATGCAAGCTGCAGGTGTGCCTTGTATTCCTGGATCAGATGGCCTTTTAAAAGATTTTGCAGAATGTAAGAAAGTTGCAAAAGACATGGGTTATCCAGTTATGCTTAAAGCTACTGCCGGTGGTGGTGGTAAAGGTATGCGTGCTGTATGGAAACCTGAAGACCTTGAAGATGCTTGGGATAGCGCAAGACAAGAAGCAGGCGCTGCCTTTGGTAACGATGGTATGTATATGGAAAAGCTTATTGAAGAGCCTAGACATATTGAAATACAAGTTGTTGGAGACAGTACAGGTAAAGCTTGTCACTTATCAGAAAGAGATTGTTCTGTACAACGCCGTCATCAAAAACTTACAGAAGAAACTCCTTCTCCATTTATGACAACTGCCCTTCGTAAAAAGATGGGTGAAGCTGCTGTAAAAGCTGCTGAGTATATTAAATATGAAGGTGCAGGTACTGTAGAGTTTTTAGTTGATAAGCATCGTAACTTCTACTTCATGGAGATGAATACCCGTATTCAAGTAGAGCACCCTATTACAGAACAAGTTATTGATTTTGATTTAATTAGGGAGCAAATCTTAGTTGCTGCTGGTGTGCCAATTTCTGGTAAAAACTATACTCCTAAACTACACTCGATAGAGTGTCGTATAAATGCAGAAGATCCTTATAATGGATTTAGACCTTCTCCTGGCCGTATTGAGATACTTCACGCTCCAGGCGGACATGGAGTTCGCTTAGACACTCATGTTTATGCAGGTTATAGTATTCCTCCAAACTACGATTCTATGGTGGCAAAACTTATTACAACGGCTCAAACAAGAGAAGAAGCTATTAATAAGATGAAGCGTGCTTTAGATGAGTTTGTAATCGAAGGCGTAAAAACAACTATTCCTTTTCATAGACAACTTATGGATCATCCAGATTATATTGCTGGAAATTATACTACTAAATTTATGGAAGACTTTAAAATGAAAGAAGAATAAAACGTTAACTAACTAACCAATGTTTTAAGGCCTCGATATCGAGGTCTTTTTTTTGCTTTATATTAAACGTAAAATTATTAGATATTTTAGTGGATTTATGGAACAATAAGTATCTTACAATATATGGAAATACTTAATTCAAAAAGCTATTGGGATAGGCAAACCTGGTTTACAACCAACGATTTTATTATAATTGGAAGTGGTATTGTTGGTATAAATACTGCATTAACACTTCGTGAAAAATTTCCAAAAGCAACTATTACTATATTAGAACGCGGCCCTTGGCCACAAGGTGCCAGCACCAAAAATGCTGGCTTTGCTTGTTTAGGTAGCATCTCTGAATTACTGAAAGATTTTAAAACACACTCTTCTGAAGATATTTTTAAACTAGTTGAGAAGCGTGTTTTAGGGTTAGAAAGACTTCGTAACATAGTGGGAGATGATCACTTAGAATACAAACAGCTTGGTGGCTATGAAGTTTTTCTTAGAAAACACAAGGCGCTTTTAGAAAAAAGCCTAGATCATCTCAATGAGATAAATGACTTACTATACTCATTATATAAAGCACCTCTGTTTTCTGTTACTGAAAACACATTTGGATTTTCTGGAATAAATTCAAAACTTATAGTAAATGCTTTTGAAGGCCAACTTAATACTGGTAAAATGATGCAGGCGCTTATCAATAAAACACAAGATGCCAATATTACTATATTAAACAATTGTAATGTTAATGAATATGTGGAACAACACACTAATGTGCTTTTACAAACTAATTTAGGTGACTTTAAAACAAAAACATTGCTAATTGCTACTAACGGGTTTTCTGAGCAACTTAAGATCTCTAATGTAAAACCTGGAAGAGCTCAAGTAATAATCACTAAGCCAATTAAGAACTTAAATATAAAAGGTACATTTCATATAGATGAGGGCTATTTTTACTTTAGAAATGTGGGTAACCGGTTATTATTTGGAGGTGGAAGAAACCTAGCACTAAAAGAAGAAGAGACCACTAATTTTGGAGAAACAGAATTAATACAAAGTACATTAGACACGTATTTAAAATCACACATATTACCAAAAACTCCTTACGAAATAGACATGCGGTGGAGCGGAATATTAGGTGTAGGAAATCAAAAAAAGCCTATTTTAAAAAAAGTATCTAAAAATGTTTACTGCGGTGTCCGTTTAGGTGGTATGGGTGTTGCTATAGGAAGTCTTGTAGGTAAAGATTTAGCAAATTTAGCAACAGAATGATAAAACGTATTTTTAAATTTTTTGGTAAAATTCTACTTTGGTTTTTTGCAATGAGTATTATTTGGGTTGCCCTACTCAAATTCATACCTGTTTATATTACTCCATTAATGGTTATCAGGTATTTTGAAAATAATGAACAAAATAAATGGACTCATAAGTGGGTGCCGTTAAAAGATATATCTAAAAACCTTCAGCTTGCGGTTATTTGTTCAGAAGATCAAAAGTTTGTGTATCATAATGGATTTGATACCAAAGCAATTGAAAAGGCATATGAAGCTAATCAAAAAGGAAAAAAACTACGCGGTGCAAGCACCATTTCTCAGCAAACTGCTAAAAATGTGTTTTTATGGCCACAACGAAGTTGGACGAGAAAAGGACTCGAGGTTTATTTCACGTTTTTAATTGAGCTTATTTGGGATAAAGAACGCATTCTAGAGGTGTACTTAAATAGTATTGAAATGGGAGATTCTGTTTACGGAGCTTCTGCAGCAAGTATGTATTGGTTTGGAAAATCTGCTGCTACATTAAGTATAGATGAAGCAGCTGCAATTGCTGCAATTTTACCTAACCCAAGACGCTATAGAGCCAACCCTTCATCACCATATGTACAAAGACAAAAAGCCTGGATAAGACAACAAATGTATTATTATGGACCGTTGATTTTAACTAAAACCAGTACTGAAACTAAAAAATAAATCTGGTTTAATTTTTGAAGTAATTGCTATAAAAAAGCTGTAATGTCTTTACATATAAATAGCAAATCTGTGAACACCTCTATGCGAGGAAATAAAAGCAAGCATACCAAACCAGAATTACTTTTAAGAAAAGCATTATGGGCATCAGGACTAAGAGGTTATAGATTACATTTTAAAAAATTAGCAGGTTCTCCAGATATTGTTTTTTCAACCAAAAAAATCGCCATATTTGTAAATGGTTGTTTTTGGCACAGGTGCCCTAAGTGCAACCTAAATCTTCCCAAAACTAACACTGAATTTTGGAAAGATAAGTTTGATACTAATATGAAACGAGACCAGAATAATTACGTAACATTAATAAGGTCTAATTGGACCGTTCTCACTATTTGGGAGTGTGACATCAAGAAAAATTTAAAAGAGCAAGTACTTAAAATTGAATCTTTAATAAAAGATGTAAATGCTTACTCTATTACCACTAACGAACCACTGCAATTAGCTGCAGAAGACCTTTTAACCTATGGCTATAACATCTGAATTTAAAATTAAATTACTTTCCCATTGTGAATCTTTAGTATCTACCAAACTAGAAAAGATTAAACACGCTATAGCAGATATTGTAGAATCTTTAGAGTCTGAAACAAAGAGTACTGCTGGAGACAAACACGAGACAGATAGAGCCATGATGGATATTGAACGTGAACAACTTGGAGCTCGTTTAGATGTTGCAGAACAACAATATCAAATTCTTAAAAATATTAGACAACGTGATATTAAACCTTCTAAAAACATTCATATAGGAAGTTTAGTAAAAACCACTAAAGCTATATACTACATTGCTGTTTCTGTAGGTGCTATTACCTTAGATAACGAAACAGTTTATGTCATTTCAAAAGAATCTCCTATTGGTATGCTTCTTATGAATAAGACTGAGAAAGACACTTTTGAGTTTAATGGTGAAACCATGACTATTAAAAGCGTTTACTAACGATCATTAAAATTTATAAGTATTTCTGTATGTATTGGTAGTGCAGTATTGTGTTTTAAAAGCAAATTATCATTATTAAATACAGCTTCAATTAACCAAAAATCACCTTTAAAATAAGATTGCTTTACAGTTGCCTTGTGTTTCCCTAATTCTTCAACCGTAATTTGATAAGGGTAATAAACTTGTTGTTTGTATTTAAAAACATCATCAAAAAAAGAGCAAACATATAAATCTTGGGATGTTTTGTAAATAGTTTCAGGCGTGTCTTGTGCAACAAATTTACCGTCTTTCATTACCAAGATTCTATCAGAAAATGATAATGCCTCTTCACTTACATGTGTTGCTGTAATACAAGAGATTTGTTTGTCTTTTAAATACTTATACAACCGCCTACGAAGCTTATTTTTTCTAAAGTTATCAATATGACTAAACGGTTCGTCTAACAAAAGTAGTTCTGGTTCTTTAGCTAGAGCTCTTGCTAGTGCAACACGTTGCTGTTGACCTCCACTTAATGTTTTAACTTTTTTAGTTTTAAATGAAGTCATTTCTACAACTTCTAAAAGTTCTGCAATACGTTCTTTTCTAAAAGACATATCTAAACGGGACAAGTGCTTACCAATGTTATCCTCTACAGTTGTATAAGGCATCAAATTAAAGTCTTGTGATACATATTTTATAAAAGGTTCTCCAGGTACAAGATTAAAATTTGGACCTAGCAGCTTCTTATTATTCCAATAAATCTCTCCTGCCTTAAGTTGAAGCGTTCCATACACAAGTTCCAGCAATGTACTTTTACCACATCCACTTTCTCCTAAAATAGAAATATGTTCACCTTTAGTAAGCTTAAAGTTTATAGCTTTTAAAACAGGTGTTTTAGCATATTTAAAGGCTTGTATATTTACGTTTAGCATAATGCAAAAATAAACCTGTTAGATTATTCTCTAACAGGTTATAAATTATATTTAGAAATTATCTTAGTCTTTAAATTGTTTCTTTACCGGCAACTCATCATAACCCATATTGTAAAGCGTAAAACCAAAAATATCTGCGTACTGCTCTATAGTTTTACTTACTGGTGTTCCTGCACCATGGCCAGCATTAGTTTCAATTCTAATTAATGTAGGAGCATTTCCAGCTTGTTTATCTTGCAACTCTGCAGCATACTTAAAACTATGCGCTGGTACTACGCGATCATCATGATCTCCAGTAGTTACCATTGTAGCAGGATAAGAAACACCTTCTTTTACATTGTGTACTGGCGAGTATCCTTTTAGGTATTGAAACATTTCATCGGAATCTTCTGCCGTTCCATAATCATATGCCCAACCTGCACCTGCTGTAAAGGTATGATAGCGTAACATATCCATCACGCCTACTGCAGGCAATGCTACTTGCATTAAATCTGGTCGTTGTGTCATCGTGGCTCCGACTAATAATCCACCATTTGAACCGCCTCTAATTGCCAAATATTCTTTTGATGTGTAGTTCTTCTCAATTAAATATTCTGCCGCAGCTATAAAGTCATTAAATACATTTTGCTTTTGTAGTTTAGTACCAGCATCATGCCAAGCTTTACCGTATTCTCCACCACCGCGCAAATTAGGAACTGCATAAATTCCACCTTGCTCCATCCACACAGCGTTTGCTATACTAAAACTTGGTGTTAAACTTATATTGAAACCTCCATAACCATATAGTATCGTAGGGTTCTTACCATTAAGCTCTGTCCCTTTTTTATAGGTTATAATCATGGGTATTTTTGTACCATCTTTAGAGTTAAAGAACACCTGTTCACTCTTATAATGGTCTGGATTAAAATCTATTTCTGGTTTTACATATAGCTCTGAATTACCATCTTCAATATCATACTTATATATGCTGCCTGGTGTTACATAATTTGTAAAAGAGAAATACAGTTCTTTATCTTCTTTTTTAGCACCAAAGCCACCAACTGTTCCAACTCCTGGAAGTTTAACTTCACGTATTAATTTACCAGCATAATCGTATTGTTTTACTTCGCTTACAGCATCTACCATATATTCTGCAAAGAAGTAGCCACCAGCTTTACTAGGACTAAGCACATGTTCTGTTTCTGGAATGAAATCTACCCAATTTTCTGGTGATGGGTTTTCAGCATCAACCGTCACAATTTTTTTATTAGGTGCATTTAGGTTTGTTACAATATATAGTTTACTGCCTTCATTTTCTATAACGTATGAATCTGTTTCGTAGCCAGAAATTATAGTTTTAAAATCTGAATTTGGCTTGGTAAGGTCTTTTATTCTTAAATCGTTTCCTGAGGTTGATACACTTCCTGAAACAATTAAATACTTACCATCTTCTGTTACACTGCCACCAACATATCTTCTTTTTTCTTCTTGTGTTCCTCCAAAAATAAGTTTATCCTCTTTTTGAGAGGTTCCTAGCTTGTGATAATATAGTTTATGCTGGTCTGTTTTTGCAGACAACTCACTGCCTTTAGGTTTGTCATAACTTGAATAATAAAATCCTTCATTCACGTTCCAAGACACACCACTAAATTTAATATCCTGTAAAGTATCTTCAACACGTTCCAAGGTTTCTGCATCTACAACAATTACTTTTCTCCAATCACTACCGCCTTCAGAAATTGAATAAGCTGCTTTACTTCCATCTTTAGAAAAGTTTAATCCTCCTAATGATGTTGTACCGTCTTCACTAAACTTATTTGGATCCAGGAATACTTTAGCATTTTCAGGGCTTTCGGTAGATTTATACCTATAAATCACACTTTGGTTTTGCAACCCATTGTTTTTAAAATAGTAGGTATACTCACCTTCTTTAAAGGGTGATCCCAACTTTTCATAATTCCACAGTTCGGTTAATCTGTTTTTAAGATCTTCTCTAAAAGGAATTTTGTCTAAATATCCAAATGTAGCTTGGTTTTGAGCTTTCACCCAATCTTCGGTTTCTTTACTGCGATCATCTTCTAAC
This region of Croceibacter atlanticus HTCC2559 genomic DNA includes:
- a CDS encoding riboflavin synthase — protein: MFTGIVEELGRVKDLTKDGDNLHIFIEAHMSSELKIDQSVAHNGVCLTVVAVTDNTYSVTAIQETLNKSNLGSLKVNDLVNLERGMKLGARLDGHIVQGHVDQVAECILAQEKDGSWEYRFKYDPALNNVTIEKGSITINGVSLTVVDSEINTFSVAIIPYTYEHTTFKQLQKGDVVNLEFDVIGKYVKRLLGNTSLS
- the pdxA gene encoding 4-hydroxythreonine-4-phosphate dehydrogenase PdxA, whose product is MTQKQQLKIGISIGDLNGIGAEVVLKTFEDERILEFCTPVIFANSKVLSFIKKHLNIDLQFQGISDLNKIIDGKVNVYNVWKENVNINFGTPDTKVGSYALKSLEAATEALKNKQVDILVTAPINKNTIQSEAFNFPGHTDYLAKELQGDSLMFMVSDSLRVGLLTDHVAVKNVASTITPQLIEKKVNSIYHSLEEDFRIRQPKIAVLGINPHSGDNGVIGKEDEEVLKPTLKNINNNGKLVYGPYSADSFFGSQNYKNFDAVIAAYHDQGLIPFKTLSFGNGVNYTAGLSRVRTSPDHGTAFEIAGKGQADETSFKQAVFTGMQIFKNRKEYKELTKNPLKKQPRRKERK
- a CDS encoding YceD family protein; protein product: MKQLKEFTIPFVGLKVGKHQFNYTIGQSFFDVFEYDEFNDANVNVTLDFEKKPTMFELLFHISGTVNVNGDLTNEPYDQPIENELKLVVKFGPEFNDENEELLILPHGEYEINVQQYIYEAIVLAVPLKRIHPGIEDGTLKTDVLKKLEELSPKQKENEEVDPRWNKLKELLKDK
- the rpmF gene encoding 50S ribosomal protein L32; this translates as MAHPKRKISKTRRDKRRTHYKAKAPTLAKDPVTGETHLFHRAHWHEGKLYYRGQVLIDNTTEVEA
- a CDS encoding beta-ketoacyl-ACP synthase III, with protein sequence MSNITAAITAVGGYVPEYVLSNKVLETMVDTNDEWITTRTGIKERRLLKEEGKGTSYLGIKAAEDLIQKIDLDPTTIDLVIFATATPDMPVASSGAYLASQIGAKNAFSYDLQAACSSFLYGMSTAASYVQSGRYKKVLLVGADKMSSIIDYTDRATCIIFGDGGGAVLFEPNEDGLGLQDEILRSDGIGREFLKIDAGGSILPASEETVANKQHFVQQDGKTVFKFAVSNMADVSASIMERNNLTNEDVSWLVAHQANKRIIDATARRMNLDESKVLMNIQRYGNTTSATLPLLLHDYEKKLKRGDNLIFASFGGGFTWGSIYLKWAYNS
- the accB gene encoding acetyl-CoA carboxylase biotin carboxyl carrier protein, with the protein product MELKDIQNLIKFVAKSGASEVKLEMEDVKITIKTGSDEKETIVQHMQMPAQMPQQMAAAPAPAPAQPVAQAAAAAPADSNNGDDSKYITVKSPIIGTFYRKPSPDKDLFCEVGDSIKEGDVLCIIEAMKLFNEIESEVSGKIVKVLVDDSSPVEFDQPLFLVDPS
- the accC gene encoding acetyl-CoA carboxylase biotin carboxylase subunit; this translates as MFKKILIANRGEIALRIIRTCKEMGISTVAVYSTADAESLHVKFADEAVCIGPAPSNLSYLKIPNIIAAAEITNADAIHPGYGFLAENSKFSKICEEHDIKFIGASPDMIDKMGDKASARATMQAAGVPCIPGSDGLLKDFAECKKVAKDMGYPVMLKATAGGGGKGMRAVWKPEDLEDAWDSARQEAGAAFGNDGMYMEKLIEEPRHIEIQVVGDSTGKACHLSERDCSVQRRHQKLTEETPSPFMTTALRKKMGEAAVKAAEYIKYEGAGTVEFLVDKHRNFYFMEMNTRIQVEHPITEQVIDFDLIREQILVAAGVPISGKNYTPKLHSIECRINAEDPYNGFRPSPGRIEILHAPGGHGVRLDTHVYAGYSIPPNYDSMVAKLITTAQTREEAINKMKRALDEFVIEGVKTTIPFHRQLMDHPDYIAGNYTTKFMEDFKMKEE
- a CDS encoding NAD(P)/FAD-dependent oxidoreductase, which encodes MEILNSKSYWDRQTWFTTNDFIIIGSGIVGINTALTLREKFPKATITILERGPWPQGASTKNAGFACLGSISELLKDFKTHSSEDIFKLVEKRVLGLERLRNIVGDDHLEYKQLGGYEVFLRKHKALLEKSLDHLNEINDLLYSLYKAPLFSVTENTFGFSGINSKLIVNAFEGQLNTGKMMQALINKTQDANITILNNCNVNEYVEQHTNVLLQTNLGDFKTKTLLIATNGFSEQLKISNVKPGRAQVIITKPIKNLNIKGTFHIDEGYFYFRNVGNRLLFGGGRNLALKEEETTNFGETELIQSTLDTYLKSHILPKTPYEIDMRWSGILGVGNQKKPILKKVSKNVYCGVRLGGMGVAIGSLVGKDLANLATE
- the mtgA gene encoding monofunctional biosynthetic peptidoglycan transglycosylase; the protein is MIKRIFKFFGKILLWFFAMSIIWVALLKFIPVYITPLMVIRYFENNEQNKWTHKWVPLKDISKNLQLAVICSEDQKFVYHNGFDTKAIEKAYEANQKGKKLRGASTISQQTAKNVFLWPQRSWTRKGLEVYFTFLIELIWDKERILEVYLNSIEMGDSVYGASAASMYWFGKSAATLSIDEAAAIAAILPNPRRYRANPSSPYVQRQKAWIRQQMYYYGPLILTKTSTETKK
- a CDS encoding very short patch repair endonuclease translates to MSLHINSKSVNTSMRGNKSKHTKPELLLRKALWASGLRGYRLHFKKLAGSPDIVFSTKKIAIFVNGCFWHRCPKCNLNLPKTNTEFWKDKFDTNMKRDQNNYVTLIRSNWTVLTIWECDIKKNLKEQVLKIESLIKDVNAYSITTNEPLQLAAEDLLTYGYNI
- a CDS encoding ABC transporter ATP-binding protein: MLNVNIQAFKYAKTPVLKAINFKLTKGEHISILGESGCGKSTLLELVYGTLQLKAGEIYWNNKKLLGPNFNLVPGEPFIKYVSQDFNLMPYTTVEDNIGKHLSRLDMSFRKERIAELLEVVEMTSFKTKKVKTLSGGQQQRVALARALAKEPELLLLDEPFSHIDNFRKNKLRRRLYKYLKDKQISCITATHVSEEALSFSDRILVMKDGKFVAQDTPETIYKTSQDLYVCSFFDDVFKYKQQVYYPYQITVEELGKHKATVKQSYFKGDFWLIEAVFNNDNLLLKHNTALPIHTEILINFNDR
- a CDS encoding prolyl oligopeptidase family serine peptidase codes for the protein MKQLILVTITAATIFSCKTETKTDRTIAVTYPETKKVDTVDVYFGNEVKDPYRWLEDDRSKETEDWVKAQNQATFGYLDKIPFREDLKNRLTELWNYEKLGSPFKEGEYTYYFKNNGLQNQSVIYRYKSTESPENAKVFLDPNKFSEDGTTSLGGLNFSKDGSKAAYSISEGGSDWRKVIVVDAETLERVEDTLQDIKFSGVSWNVNEGFYYSSYDKPKGSELSAKTDQHKLYYHKLGTSQKEDKLIFGGTQEEKRRYVGGSVTEDGKYLIVSGSVSTSGNDLRIKDLTKPNSDFKTIISGYETDSYVIENEGSKLYIVTNLNAPNKKIVTVDAENPSPENWVDFIPETEHVLSPSKAGGYFFAEYMVDAVSEVKQYDYAGKLIREVKLPGVGTVGGFGAKKEDKELYFSFTNYVTPGSIYKYDIEDGNSELYVKPEIDFNPDHYKSEQVFFNSKDGTKIPMIITYKKGTELNGKNPTILYGYGGFNISLTPSFSIANAVWMEQGGIYAVPNLRGGGEYGKAWHDAGTKLQKQNVFNDFIAAAEYLIEKNYTSKEYLAIRGGSNGGLLVGATMTQRPDLMQVALPAVGVMDMLRYHTFTAGAGWAYDYGTAEDSDEMFQYLKGYSPVHNVKEGVSYPATMVTTGDHDDRVVPAHSFKYAAELQDKQAGNAPTLIRIETNAGHGAGTPVSKTIEQYADIFGFTLYNMGYDELPVKKQFKD